ACAGGTCGGTCGGAGAAATCACGAACCGTCCGCCGTTTTTCTAAATTTCGATAAAAATCAGCCGCACGTTTTTTCATTTCTTCCGGGGGATATTCCTTATAAGAAGGCAATGGGATAAATGGATATTTTGGCATGGAATTCCTTAATTCTCGTTTCAAGCAAAAAATAAACGCCAAATTGTTTTTGGGGTTAAAAAATCTTGCTTTGATGTTTGACCTACCAGCATATCGGCTATCCAATCTGCAAAATATTTACTTTTGTTACAACGCCTTAGTAAAAGATTTAACAAGAGGTCATATTTGAGAAGTCGCTGCAATTTATAACTCAAACGCATGGTATCACCCATCTCCTGCCAGACCCGATCTTGATAAACTTGAAGTTGTGATGCACTGTAATCCTCTCCTTTGCATACATCGGCTAAAACTTCAGCCGCTATTTTCCCCGAATGCATGGCATTCCCGATCCCTTCTCCGGTAAATGGATCGATGAGTCCCGCAGCATCGCCTAGCAGTATAAATCCATCTCCAAAAGCCTTTCGGATTTTGCTGCCCAATGGTAAATTTGAACCGTCTATATCGCCTATTAACCGGGCGTCGCTAAATCGCTCACTTAGAATAGATGATTTTGTAATTTGAATATGGGCTTCTTTTAAATTGATTTTCCTGGTCTTAAGCTCTGAGTGGAGCATTCCTAATCCTACATTGGCCGTGCCGTCTGCAAGAGGAAAAATCCAGAAATAACCAGGCACATAATCCTTAAGCAAATGAACTTCGAATGATGAATCAATGCCCTTTATTCCCTGGTAATAGCTCCGGGTTGCAACAACCCAATGATCCAGGTCATGTTCCCATAAATCGGTTTTGCGTGAAATAATAGATTTAAAACCATCCGCCCCTATAACCACCCGGGCAGAATAGGTTTCGTAACTGCTTTGATTATTTGCAGCCCCCACAATTCCATTAACCTGGCCATTTTGCTGCAGGACATCCGTTACGGAAAAGTTTTCTTTCGTGGTGACTTTTTCTTTAGCAGCTTGAAATATAACATCATCGAAATCTGTCCTGCGACAAACATGGCCAATCATACCGTTGTTTGAATTTGAGCATTTTATTTCGGCTATATTCCCGTTTGGGGACGAGAGAGTAACACCATACATGCTGGACTTAGGCTTTGCTTTAAATGGTTTGACTAAACCAAGTTCTTCTAAAATGGTTAAGCATTTACCTGGTATGGCATCACCGCAGATTTTATCACGCGGGAATTTTTTCTTATCGACCAACAATACTTTTAATCCGGCTCGATGCGCATATAGTGCACAGGTTGCTCCTGCGGGACCGCCGCCGACGATAATAATGTCAAAATCGTATTGCATTTAGTTTAATCCCAATCATGAGTAAAGGAGAGTGAGGTATAGTTTTCTTATTTCGGTCGAAACAATAATCTGGTTCCGTCGATTAAGAGATTTCATTGCAATGTACTCATTAAAACTATATGGGTTTCCAATTCAAAATCAAGCCATTTTTCACTGTATTTTTCTTAAATATTTTGCAGTTATTAAATATTTTTAATAAACACAAATCCAACTTATTCCCTGGATTGGGATTTACCGCTGCTGTATTTTAATTTTATCTGGTGCTCAAAACCAGTTTTATCACTCAACATTTTTAACTTTATTTAATAATTGCATAGAAAATGAATAGTTTTGGGTTGAGTTAATTTAATAGTATTTTGGAGGTATTTATGGTGAGAAATATAAGGTCTACCAAACGATCGATTTTTATATTTGCTGTGATTATGGGATTGTTTGGTTTTACAAATCCCGGTATGACCCAATTAAGTTTGGTTTCATCAACACCATCTGATGGAGAAACCAACGTAGGTACTGTCGCCACTTTTACTTTCACATTTAGCGAAGCATTGGATACCACAGCCAGGTTTGAAGAAGGGCCGGATTTCCTTCCATTTTTGGCTTTAGAATTATATCCGGATTCCGCAGGAACGCCTGAAAATATTATAATAAGCGTTGATTTAAAAACCATAACTCTCGTAAATATGCCCCTGATAACAGACACAAGATTCTTTCTCTTTTTGTCCGGCGCCAGAAGTAGCGCTGGAGAAGGATTAGATAGGCCCTATGCTATAACATTTACTACTGGCAACAGCCTCCCAACGGCCACTGTATCCGGAACCATAAATTATACGGGCGGTGATGCGAGTGGGACGGCAATTGCTCTTTTTCAGCAGGCTCCTTTCTCAGACGATGATGGAGGGATTTTAGCGGGAGGAGTCGTGCCGATTGGATCATTTAATTTGGGGCATTTCACAACTTTAGGGACGGGAGGTTTTACTATTAATTATGTTCCAGCCGGGGAATATGTGGTATTGGCGTTTAAGGATGTCAATATGGACGGCGAACTTGAATTGATAAACGATGCTTTTGGCGGATATGATTCGAACTCGGATAAAGTTGCCGATTTCATTACAGTTGGAGATGGAGCCACTATAAGTAATATAGACATAGATATAAATATCATTCAAACGGCAACCGCTGGTGAAAACTCTGCTACTTCTGAAACCCTTGCGAAAACCCAAGCCGCCGACGCCGTATTAACCGCTGTCTTTGGAGGGGATCTCTCACCCAATGGGGACGGTTTGGCGCCAATCTGGAATTACTTATATTACAGTGCGAATGAGGATAGTCTTTTTAGTGTCGTATCTTTCGTAGATTTGTTTTTTCTGGATCCATTTGTGTTTGGAGATGATGGAGATGACGGCCTGCAATCTATTTTTAATACTCCTTTACCAGATAATTGGATTGACTCTGATTTAGCGGCGGATTCGGCATGGGCGAATGGCGGCAGCGAGTTTGTTAGCTCCAATCCGGATCTTGAGATTAGCGTTGGTTTGTTCAATTTACCTTTGTCTGATCCAGGAATGTTAAAAAATTCTCGAAATTGGCGGAGTAATTCCCAATATAAAGATCCGAATTATCTTAATTATTTTAAAAAAGTTAGCGCAGATACAGACACTGTTGCTGTTTGGTTTTTTTCATTTTATTCAGATTCTACTAATCAATTCTTTGGGATTGGGGTTGATGCACTCACGGGAGCAACAATAGATTTTGGCCAAGGAACTGGGCCTGTTTTTCCAACCACAGCAATTGACAATTTAGATGCCGCCAATAATGAAGCTCTAAATTGGGCATCAGATGCTGTCCTTATTTTTGTGGGAAATTCATTTCTTGATTTAACTCCCGATGGATTTTCTACATTTTGGTCATTTTCTTACTATGCTGCCAGCAAAGATTCAATTCGGACTTTCACAATGGCCTCAGGCTCTGTAGCTATGGCAGAATCAGCATCAAAAGATAACGCGAACTCATTGGATGCATTGCCTGCCAATTTCTGTAACAGTACGGAAGCATTAACATTAGCCGAACAAAATAGTGAAGATTTCCGCAACGTTCATCCAAACACTCTTGTAAATGCTACCTTGTCCCGGGGTCAACTTCCAGGAGATTCAGCGGTAGCTGTGTGGAAAATTTCTTATTTTTCACCTGTAGATTTTGCATCATTGGAATTATTCATTGATGCAGAAACGTGCAACATTGTCACGGATGTGGAAGAAAATTCGGATATAACTGGAATTCCATCTAAATATAATTTGGAACAGAACTACCCTAATCCCTTCAATCCGGAAACGGTTATAAGCTATCAGATTCCCCAATCCGGCCAAACCAAGCTAACCATTTATAACCAATTGGGGCAAGTCATGCGAATTCTGGTAAATGACGTAAAGTCAGCCGGCCAGTATAAGATTTTGTGGAATGGGCTGGATCAAAATGGCAACCAGGTTGCAAATGGCGTGTACTTCTATCGTTTGGATTCAAATGTTTTCACACAAACCAGGAAGATGGTTTTAATGCGGTGAGGTTTGTCACTTTAATTAAAACCAAAAGCCCGGTAGACTTTCAGTTTACCGGGCTTTTTTCATTTCAACAATGAAAAGTATATAAGAGGTTTTATTCTTTCACCAAATTCAACGTAATACCCCAGCCCTTGGGATGATGCGGCGGCCTGGAATTCCAATCGCGATATGAATGGGAACCATCGGTTTCGTAATAAACAGTATAATCTCCCTTTTTGAGGAAAATTGTATCATTGAACATGCGATTTTTACTGGCTCCTCCGGCATGTTCGGTTTTCCTGTAAGTCATTTCCCAAACGATTTTCCCGGTCTCAGCATTCTCAATCCAGCCGTAATCATGCATACTACCGCCGCTGCCTTCACCAACGGCATAGATGTGAATTTCACTATCCTGGTCAAGAGAAAATCTTTGCCGTTCATATTCATCGTCCCTAACCTGATCGATTTTCACCAGAACATCTCCGGCATACTCGTCTTCGTCATACTCGGAAACTTGACCAGGATCGAAGTTTTTGTCCATGGCCATTAGTGTGATTCCCCACTTTTTGCGATCAAAAGGAGCTGCCGAATTCCAATCACGATAGGAATGTGAACCGTCGGTTGTATAATAAACAATGTAATTGCCCTTATCAAGCTGAATCACCTCGTCGGAAAGTCTATTCTTGCTGGCGCCGCCGGCATGCTCTGTATTTCTATATCTCATTTTCCAAACTTTCTTGTGAGTTCTGGCATTTTCGATCCAGCCATAATCATCCATGTCGCCGTCACTCCCTTCTCCCAGGGCATAAACACGAACATTCATATCTTTTTTCAAACTAAATCCCTTGGACTGATATTCATCATCCCGCATTCGGGTAAGCTCTACGATAACATTTTCCATGGGCGGATCTTCGTAATCATAAGTTGACGTATAGCTTGTCATTGATGGGTCTTTAGCATGAATTGTGATGCCCCAGAACAAGGCGTCATAGGGTGGAGGTGAATTCCAGCGCCGATAAGAATGTGAACCGTCGGTCACAAATATTACCGCGTAATTCCCGGCTGGCAGGGTAATAACTTCATCTGCCATGCGGTTTTTCTCCGCTCCTCCGGCGTGGTAGGTGTTGTCATAGTCCATTTTCCATACTTTTTCCCGGCTATCGGCATCGATGATCCAACCGTAATCATAACTGCTGTCATCACGGATTTCTCCTACCGCGTATACGCGCAAATCCATCTCACGGTCGAGAGTAAATCCCTGCTTTTCATAGCGATCATTCCGCAATGAATTTAATGCGATGATCGCATTTTCGTTAATTTTGTCGAGGTATTCATTAATATCGTTTTTTGATAATTGTTTACCGTTGCCATAAATGTTAATACTGAACCTTCCATATTCATCTTCCCAATCGTCCCGGTTAAAAATTCCATCAAAGATAACATGGAGTAAATCACCTACGCCATTAATTTGTACATCACTGTAATAAGGAAATGATGAATAATAGAGTTCATATTTGCCTTTTTTGAGTTTAACATTTTCATCGAGTTCTATTTCTTGATGCCTTCGCCTTTTGGGAAAATAATCAGACATTTCCCAAACAATATCTCTTGAATCCGATTCAATAATCCATGCGTTTGTTAGAAAAACATTGCGATTTCTTCTGCTCTCGGTATAAAACACGGTTGCTTTGATTTGTATCTCCTGGTCTTCATTTAACTCGAATCCGGAATACCTGACTTTTTCAGGGCGGATATTGTTGATTTCAACGAGGAGATCTTGTGCATTGGTATTGTGAACGCAGAAGATAAACAATAACAAAAGAAAAGGTAATATAGATTTTTTCATGGTCTTGCCTCCTTACCCTTGGATTTCCCTCAGGGTAATTTTTTGAAATTACGCATTAATTTAGTTTTAGGATTAAAAAACATCGTACTGAATACGTTTTGAGGTGTTAAATGTTACAGTAAAATGAACAAATTAAAGCAAAATATAACCACGAAGAACACAGAGATCACGAAGGATAAAAATCTTTAAGCCAAGTTGTATTTTTAACTTTGGTTCTTTTAATCATTATTTTTGATAAAAAAATAATGCTTTTATAATTAGCCTGGATAATTCATGAACCTTATCACTGTCATCCAGGAGGGATCTATTTAGCCCTTTATTTTATACTTACAATTATGCTTTTTAATTTTATGGAAATAGATCCCGTCGCGCGACGGGATGACACTTTTGAAACTTCAAGCTTAATACTTTAATTCATGAATTATCCAGGTTAGTAAATTTTCTTTGTGTTCTTTAGTGGTTTATAAATGTTTCCAACCAGGTTAAAAAAGGCCATTGTGCAAAAACACACTCAATGGCCTCTAGCAAATGCTTTTAGGAATCGTTCTT
This portion of the candidate division KSB1 bacterium genome encodes:
- a CDS encoding geranylgeranyl reductase family protein, which translates into the protein MQYDFDIIIVGGGPAGATCALYAHRAGLKVLLVDKKKFPRDKICGDAIPGKCLTILEELGLVKPFKAKPKSSMYGVTLSSPNGNIAEIKCSNSNNGMIGHVCRRTDFDDVIFQAAKEKVTTKENFSVTDVLQQNGQVNGIVGAANNQSSYETYSARVVIGADGFKSIISRKTDLWEHDLDHWVVATRSYYQGIKGIDSSFEVHLLKDYVPGYFWIFPLADGTANVGLGMLHSELKTRKINLKEAHIQITKSSILSERFSDARLIGDIDGSNLPLGSKIRKAFGDGFILLGDAAGLIDPFTGEGIGNAMHSGKIAAEVLADVCKGEDYSASQLQVYQDRVWQEMGDTMRLSYKLQRLLKYDLLLNLLLRRCNKSKYFADWIADMLVGQTSKQDFLTPKTIWRLFFA
- a CDS encoding T9SS type A sorting domain-containing protein yields the protein MVRNIRSTKRSIFIFAVIMGLFGFTNPGMTQLSLVSSTPSDGETNVGTVATFTFTFSEALDTTARFEEGPDFLPFLALELYPDSAGTPENIIISVDLKTITLVNMPLITDTRFFLFLSGARSSAGEGLDRPYAITFTTGNSLPTATVSGTINYTGGDASGTAIALFQQAPFSDDDGGILAGGVVPIGSFNLGHFTTLGTGGFTINYVPAGEYVVLAFKDVNMDGELELINDAFGGYDSNSDKVADFITVGDGATISNIDIDINIIQTATAGENSATSETLAKTQAADAVLTAVFGGDLSPNGDGLAPIWNYLYYSANEDSLFSVVSFVDLFFLDPFVFGDDGDDGLQSIFNTPLPDNWIDSDLAADSAWANGGSEFVSSNPDLEISVGLFNLPLSDPGMLKNSRNWRSNSQYKDPNYLNYFKKVSADTDTVAVWFFSFYSDSTNQFFGIGVDALTGATIDFGQGTGPVFPTTAIDNLDAANNEALNWASDAVLIFVGNSFLDLTPDGFSTFWSFSYYAASKDSIRTFTMASGSVAMAESASKDNANSLDALPANFCNSTEALTLAEQNSEDFRNVHPNTLVNATLSRGQLPGDSAVAVWKISYFSPVDFASLELFIDAETCNIVTDVEENSDITGIPSKYNLEQNYPNPFNPETVISYQIPQSGQTKLTIYNQLGQVMRILVNDVKSAGQYKILWNGLDQNGNQVANGVYFYRLDSNVFTQTRKMVLMR